ACCTTTAGAAGTTCAGTCTCTGGAGATGGTCTTTTGTGACCGGAGAGTATTGACATCCTCTCGCTTATTCGTTCATTTAATCCGCTCTTTGAGAATTCAGCTGCAACCCTTATGGCGTTTTTTATTGCCTTCCCTGATGAAAGACCATGGCTTATTACACAGATACCATTCACTCCAAGCAGAGGCGCACCTCCATATTCAGAATAGTCTGTCCGCTTCCTGAATCTCTTGAAGGCAGGTTTTAGTAAAAAATAGCCAAATTTTCCTGAAGCTGCCTCTGCTATCTCCCTTTTGAGCATTTTTGTTATTGCATCAGCCAATCCTTCGCTTATTTTAAGTGCAATATTGCCGATAAAACCATCACAAACCACAACATCTGCCTTTCCAGTGAATATATCCCTTCCTTCAATGTTCCCTATAAAGTTCAGGTCACTGTGTTTAAGGAGTTTAAATGTCTCTCTTGTTAACTCATTGCCTTTGATGTCTTCTTCTCCGATGCTTAAAAGTCCTATCTTTGGATTCTCCACTTTAAGGATGTGTTTTACATACAGCTCACCCATAATTGCAAACTGCAAGAGGTGATTTGGTTTACAGTCAACATTTGCACCAACATCAAGTAAAAGAGATACTCCTTTAAGGGTGGGCATTACTGTTGCTATTGCAGGTCGTTCTATACCATTCAACCTGCCGAATACAAAGAAGGCGGTAGCCATTGTTGCACCTGTATGCCCAGCACTCACAACAGCCACCGCTTCTCTCTTCACCACCAGTTCTATTGCTACCCTGATTGATGAGTCTTTCTTCTTTCTTAGAGCAGATGAAGGTGACTCATGCACCTCCACAACCTGTGAGGCATGTCTTATTGTTATTGGAAAATCGGTTGCTCTGTGTTTTATCACCTCATCTCTGATTCTCTTTTCATCGCCCACAAGAATCGTTTCTAATCCGTACTCAATAGTAGACTGTATTGCACCTTCAACAATCGCTGCAGGGGCATGATCTCCTCCCATTGCATCTACTGCAATCTTCATCTTAATATTATATCTCTTTTACTGTGATGACACTGCGACCTTTATAAGACCCGCAGTGCGTACATATCCTGTGTGGCCATTTGGGTTCATGACATTCTGGACATATGGAGTATGCAGGAATACACAGACTTTTATTAGCCCTTCTCTTGTCTCTTCTCGCCCTTGATAGTTTATGTTTTGGATTAGCCACTCCTGTCTCCTTTCACCTGAAAATATCTCTAAACTGTCATGCTGAACCTGTTTCAGCATCTCTGGAGACCCTGAAATAAATTCAGGGTGACATTTTTATACACTTCTATACCAATCTATCGGCATGATTGTTGCTTATTAAAGTTTCAATTGTTTAACAACTTTTTCAGCGAAGAAAGCCTCGGATCGATCTCCTCTACCCTGCATTCGCAGAGACCCTCATTAAGATTCTTCCCACACAACTGGCAGATTCCACGACAGTCTTCAATACAGAGAGGTCTCATAGGTATAGAAAGGATTATCTCTTCTCTCACAAGATCTGTAAGGTTAAGTATGCCACCTTTGTAAAATCCTACATCCATCTCATCGCTCTTCAGTTCAAATTCACCTTCTTTTTCTATCTCACTTATTGGGTCATACTCGATGTTGAGGATAGAACTAATATTGCAAGGAAATACCTTCAGACAACGACTACATTGCATTGAGATGGCGACAGAGACGGTACCAGATACATAAACTGTTGATCCTATTACAGATATCCTTACAGATACCTGCGCATCATCTTTAATCGTAATCCCCTCCCCGATGACACCAAGTTCTGCCTTTTCCTCTTTATAACAAAGGGTTAATCCTTCTTCGGGTATATCAGTTATATTTAAAAGCATTCTAAATTATATGGATTTGATGCCTTTTTGTCAAGAAAAGAGAACTTTCTTGTAAAGTAAAATCGTAATTGACATTACTTTTATGTAAAAATATAATGGAGAATATGCCGAGGATTGCAGAGTTAAAAGAGGGTGAACCCGTAAACGAGGTTTTTCAGTTAAGGAGAAAACAGTTATCTGTCTCAAAGAATGGAAATCCCTATCTTGTTTTAAGATTGGGGAATAAGACTGGTGAGATAGAAGGAAAGATGTGGGAGGATGTAGGCTCTGTAGAAGATATAGAGAATGGAGACTTTGTAAGGATAAAAGGAATGATAACTACCTTTCATGGCAATAAAGAGATAAATATTAAAGAACTTACAAGGATAGACCATGATGCGGTCGATATATCTGAGTTTCTTCCAAGTGCAGAACGGAGCATAGAAGAAATGCTTTCTGAATTAAGGAATCACATAAATTCTGTTGGAAATTACTATCTCCATACACTCCTGTTATCCTTTTTTGAAGATGAAGAGTTCATGTCGGCTTTCAAAAGATCTCCTGCTGCAAAAGGAATGCATCATGTATTTATCGGGGGACTTCTTCAGCATACATTAGAGGTTACTTCACTCTGCAGGGATATTGCAGAACATTTTGATTTAGACAGGGATATACTTATAACCGCTGCAATACTTCACGATATAGGCAAAATACACGAGTTTGTATACGATACACACATTGATTACTCTACAGAAGGAAGACTCATAGGGCACATCACACTCGGCATAGAAGAGATTGACAGAAAGATAAATTCCTTGCCAGGATTTCCCGAAGAAAAGGCAATACTACTGAAACACATGGTATTGAGCCATCATGGATATTATGAATTTGGCTCCCCGAGAAGACCCAAGACAGTTGAGGCTTTAGTACTGTACTACCTTGATGACCTTAACGCAAAGGTAAGCTGTATCAAGTCATTCATGGAAAAGGAAGGTGTAAAGGCAGGAGGCTGGAGTTCCTATCACAAGATACTTGAAAGATATCTGTATAGAACACAGAGGACAGATGACAGAGAACAGACGGCAGAGGAAAGAGCCGAAGTCGATGACTCGTAGAAAAAACAAGATATGAACCTGCCTAATACACTCACCGTGCTGAGAATTCTGATGATACCATTCTTTGTTATTACCCTTACCTATGGCAAATATGCTCTCTCCCTTACATTATTTATAGCAGCGGCACTTACGGATGCCCTTGATGGTTTCATTGCGAGGATACAGAACAAGAAGACCGCAATCGGCAAATTCCTTGATCCGTTAGCAGACAAGGCACTGGTACTGACATCCTTTATCATCTTCGCAATTCTTGGATGGATACCTAAATGGCTCGCCATAACTGTGATAAGCAGAGATGTGATTATAGTTGTTGGTTCAGCGATTCTCTATATTGTCACAGGCAATTTGAAGGTATCACCATCGCTCATAGGAAAGGCTACCACATTTTCTCAGCTATTTCTTGCCGCACTACTCCTTCTGCTGGTTAATCTGAATAGCCTGAAGGCTCTTCCATCCGTCATTATATGGATTACCGGGATACTTACAATTGCCTCGGGTATACAGTATATCTACAGAGGCTTCAGAATCGCAAGCTAAGTCTCCTCGAACTTTTTAAGCTTGGAAAGGCATCTATATTGGTATGTGGAAGAAAGAGTGCAGACATATACTCGTCCATGAATGATCTGGATACAGAGAGCTCTATGTATGTCATCTTTTTTGCTGCCTCCTCAGCCCTCTTCCTCATCTCGCTACATAGCAGACAGAGATATGCCCCTGTAATAGAGGTGTTTCCAAGAAAGATAAATTTCTCATGGGGAATATCGGGCAGGAGTCCTATGATAATAGCCTTTTCTATATCCAGGTAGTTTCCAAAACCTCCCCCAATAAAAAATTTTCTTATATCACTGAATCCAAAACCTACTTCCTTCAGCAATGTTGAAAACCCTGCATAAATAGCAGCCTTTGCCCTCATTATATTCTCAATATCTACTTCTGTAAGTACTATATCTATACCAGTATCGGTCTCATTTCCCCATGCTATTACATATTCGAGTCCATTGTCACCTTTGCGTATTCTTGGAGAGTGTATCTCCTTATTGATATTCCCTTTCTGATCTACAATACCTGCAAGAAACATTTCTGCTATGGCATCGATCATCCCTGAACCGCACAACCCTGAAGGTGGGGTGTTACCAATTATCTTCAATACAGGTTCATAGGTCTTTCTGTTTATCTCCAACTGTTCTATAGCACCTTCTGTAGCCCTCATGCCTGATTTTATACCACTTCCCTCAAAACACGGTCCAGCAG
This region of Nitrospirota bacterium genomic DNA includes:
- the plsX gene encoding phosphate acyltransferase PlsX, producing the protein MKIAVDAMGGDHAPAAIVEGAIQSTIEYGLETILVGDEKRIRDEVIKHRATDFPITIRHASQVVEVHESPSSALRKKKDSSIRVAIELVVKREAVAVVSAGHTGATMATAFFVFGRLNGIERPAIATVMPTLKGVSLLLDVGANVDCKPNHLLQFAIMGELYVKHILKVENPKIGLLSIGEEDIKGNELTRETFKLLKHSDLNFIGNIEGRDIFTGKADVVVCDGFIGNIALKISEGLADAITKMLKREIAEAASGKFGYFLLKPAFKRFRKRTDYSEYGGAPLLGVNGICVISHGLSSGKAIKNAIRVAAEFSKSGLNERISERMSILSGHKRPSPETELLKVKKAS
- the rpmF gene encoding 50S ribosomal protein L32; this translates as MANPKHKLSRARRDKRRANKSLCIPAYSICPECHEPKWPHRICTHCGSYKGRSVITVKEI
- a CDS encoding DUF177 domain-containing protein, which encodes MLLNITDIPEEGLTLCYKEEKAELGVIGEGITIKDDAQVSVRISVIGSTVYVSGTVSVAISMQCSRCLKVFPCNISSILNIEYDPISEIEKEGEFELKSDEMDVGFYKGGILNLTDLVREEIILSIPMRPLCIEDCRGICQLCGKNLNEGLCECRVEEIDPRLSSLKKLLNN
- a CDS encoding HD domain-containing protein translates to MPRIAELKEGEPVNEVFQLRRKQLSVSKNGNPYLVLRLGNKTGEIEGKMWEDVGSVEDIENGDFVRIKGMITTFHGNKEINIKELTRIDHDAVDISEFLPSAERSIEEMLSELRNHINSVGNYYLHTLLLSFFEDEEFMSAFKRSPAAKGMHHVFIGGLLQHTLEVTSLCRDIAEHFDLDRDILITAAILHDIGKIHEFVYDTHIDYSTEGRLIGHITLGIEEIDRKINSLPGFPEEKAILLKHMVLSHHGYYEFGSPRRPKTVEALVLYYLDDLNAKVSCIKSFMEKEGVKAGGWSSYHKILERYLYRTQRTDDREQTAEERAEVDDS
- the pgsA gene encoding CDP-diacylglycerol--glycerol-3-phosphate 3-phosphatidyltransferase; amino-acid sequence: MNLPNTLTVLRILMIPFFVITLTYGKYALSLTLFIAAALTDALDGFIARIQNKKTAIGKFLDPLADKALVLTSFIIFAILGWIPKWLAITVISRDVIIVVGSAILYIVTGNLKVSPSLIGKATTFSQLFLAALLLLLVNLNSLKALPSVIIWITGILTIASGIQYIYRGFRIAS